The segment ATTGCGGACCTTTAAGATTATTTTAATATTATGTATTTATTATAAGTTAAAGCCCAATAAAGTCTCTAAGCAAGTGCCAGGACCACCCCTAGCTAGCGTGAGGAAATATGCAAGATCATCCGGAATTTTTTGAAGATCACGTCGAAAAAAACAGAACTTGGTATACTATTTTAACGCGGGGTATACTCAGCGTTGTAACAGGTGCTGATACTCTTTTTACCCTTATAAAGCAATATTGCACGTGGCGCCTGCATTTTACCAAGGGAATAAATTCTGTACTTCGCACGGCAGATTTTTATAAATCGGGGAAGTCAGCCTACTTTGCGGGTCCCATAATTATTGGTTCTATTATTGGGGCTCCGATCTTTTTGGCCTCAGCTGCAGTCGAAGAATATGAAAGATACAAAAATGAGAAAGAAAGAATCGAGCAAGCCAGACTGCTGGGCTTAGAAGTAAAATTTGTTAACGATGGTCTTAATACAAAGTTAACCGGGAAGTTAAATGGCGTTGATTTTTCTTTGCGCGACGATGGGCAATACGGATTAAATAATGATCAACTGCTGATATATATTTTGCATCAATACCTTCAGGCTCATGATCTTCATGATCTTGTAGGGGAAAAATTTCGGGAAAGCCTAGTAGAAAAAAGAGGCAATAAAGGTTATTTGCCAGGGCAAGAAGGTATGATTCGCCTTCTCGAAAAAGCCCTCAGTCACTACAGTCGCACTACTGTTACTCGTGTTGATCCTTACTTTCCTGATAAAGTTAATACCTACATTAACACCATTCAAAAACAAGCTACGAATCTTACCTGGCCTGAGGGGTTTAGCGGTAAGGTAGTCGCCGCCCTTAGTTTAGGTGAAGTTGCTCCATTTGAAGTTCCAATTGACCCTGTCATCAAAAAGAAACAATCAAAAATCTTAAGGGCTGTAAAAAATATCATGCAATTCTTGCATAGAAATAATACAGCCATGGCAATGGTTACTGGGGTTGCTATTATTGCAGGGTTGGCAATCTCATGGCCTGTATTTATTGTGGCAATAATTGTCGGCCCCCTGGCAGGCATAGCAGGTATTCTCTATAGCCGCTATATCACTAAGATCAATAAGCGCAAAGCGATCGAAGTTAATAGAACTATTGAGCATGATAAAACCAGACATGACCTTCTTTACAAGGTCAATTCGCTGCAGGGCAAACAATACCAATATGATAAACAACCTGTAAAAGAGAATGCGGGTCCCCCAGAAGCCCTTATTGCATTACCCGAAATTGATAGAGCCATTAAGGCTCGTCTCATAATTCATACCATTGCTCAATGGGGTTATTGGCTTTCTATTGGTCTTGTGGTTGGAATTGCCATTATGTGTACCATTTGTTTATTAGCCCCCTTAATCTTGCCTGCCATACCTCTCGTCGGGTTGCCTCTTTTCGCCACTTCTTTTACCTGGACCGGTTTAGCGGCAGGATTAATGGGAATAGTGTACGGCCTTCGTTATGGCTTCAAAAATGCGAAAGATTATCTCACTAAGGAGGGTCAAGCCGAGGTCGATCGTATTCGAGTAGTGCACTCTCGAGTAGAAAATTGTCGCAGACGTGTTGGCGACAAGGCTTTTGACCCCCTTTTTAAGTACTCAAAAGAGCAATTAGTCGCTGAATTGTTAAGAGCTTATAATGAGTTTTCTCGACAAAAAAAGGCTACGTATAACAAGGTTCAAAGACAAATTGACGGTGCAGCAGACAAGGCTTTGGAAGATGTTTTAGCGCGAAAAGAAATGATCCTGCTTCGATTAGAAGAGGTCACTGGAATCAGACGTGATCGCGACTCAGTAACTGGATTACCTCAGAATCAAACAGCAGACTTTTATAATAAATTGTCGCTCTTCTTACAAGAAGATAAAAGCCTAGCCCCTGATGCGAATAGATTACTTACAGAATTTAAGACAGAGATTCTAGATGTAAAAAGTTCTGTCGAGGCTCATCCTCGTACTGGATGGTTCTCCAGTATCAATAAACACAATTTATTCAGCCTTAATCGCAAAGCAAATAAATATATTTTCCCTGCAGCGGGGGCAGCCTGTATAGCACTGGTTTTAGGAGCAATGTTATTTGGTCCGGGCGCTGTTGTAGCATTTAGTCTCGTGGCTGTTGCGGTAGCAGGATTTTTTGTTGCTCAAAAAATATGTGAATATAAAGCAGCTAAAAATTTGGAAAAATTGTCTGATACTGAAATGAAGGTATCGTTAATTGAGACTATTTGTAAAGCAGAAAAGAGTACTGCTAAGTTGGCGCAAGTGAAAGATTCCCAAAAGGGAGCCATACCATCTACGCCGGGTGGTTCGAGGGAACCGCTATTCTCCTTGGAGGAAAATAATTCAAACGGTCAGGGAGCATTAAGGAAGGAAGGAAGGCCTAGCAGTGGCTTCTTTTCCGGGTTTGGGTATAATCAAGCCGCAAATCATAATGAAAGACCTGGCGGTGGGGAAGAATCACTCGGCATCGATCTCTTCGATCCTGGCATAGCAGTGGGTGGTATTAGTAATTAATCATAGTTGTTAGTTCTGCGACATACCCCCCACGTCGTCCCGCGACGACGAGGAGGGATCCAGTTGCTCTTACTCCATAATTATCTCTGACCATTTATGCTTTTGCACCATTGTTGAGAGCAGCATCAGCAAGGGTATAACAAATAAGAGTGCCAGGCATAATATCCCCGCATAATTTAATGCTCTTAAAAAGATAGCAGGCCACAACAAGACAATTGCTAAGGGCGGTGCTAATGCCAGACCAACGATCAAAAGGTTGTTGGTTTGTTTTTTTAATCTCATGCCGTCAGCAAGAAAATCTGCCAAACTCAAGGCCACCCCTAAAAAGGAAGTTAACACACAAAGTGAAGTGAATAGATTAGTTAAAATATTAATTCCCCTATTATTCACGTGGTTAGCCAAGGCGAGTACCATTGCCTTTAAAGGGTGAGTATTGGAATACATCGCACTTAAGTCAGTGGCGGTGGGAATAGTGGCTTGAACTACGAAAATCCAGGCAAGATAAAAAATTAAGGGGATGAGTCCGCCTAAAAAAATTGCCCAGTACAGCTTTTTTGTGTCGCTGCTTAAGTAGCTACGAATTGAAGGGATAATACAGGCATAACCAAACGCTGTAATACAGGTGATTGCTGAGCCATTGCCTTGCAAATGTCGAAAAGATAAATTTGGAATGGCGGTAAATGGAATCAGTAGCAAAATTAAAATTATACATATCAATAATTTACTGCTCATCAAGCCGCGGTTTACATAATCTACTAATCGGATTCCTTTATAAACAATAAATCCAAGACAAACGGTAAACAATACAGCATTTAACCACATGGGCGTTTGTATCTTAAATTGTTCAAATAGGATGCCCAGTAAATCTTCCCCACTTGAAATATAGGCGGCTAAAAGCGTATACAGAAGCGCTAAGGTGATCACCCAAGTGATTACCGCTCCCGTTTTACCTAGCGTTTCCTTGGACATAGAGATTAAATTACTGTTCTCAGGAAGTTTTAAATTCACTCGCAGAAGTGCGAACGCCCCTATCATCATCATTGCCCAAGCACCTAACATAATAATGATGGTTCGCGTGACACCTTCTTGAGCTGTAGCCATCGGCAATGCGAGCATACTGCCGCCAATGCAAGTCCCTAAAATTAAAAAAATCGCACCAATAAATCTGCTATTCATAAAAGCCTCTATCAGCATTTATCTGTTTAGTTGAGAAAAGAATTCGGTAATGTTGGTCGATAAATAATATGCCCTAGGGGGCAAAATAGTTAAAATAGCAGGTATAGAAGGGGCAAAGAAAAACGTCTTTAAAATTATTTAAAGAAGAAGATGAGCGTTTTGGGGCATTCAATCTTTTATTCATTTTTTTATGATATTATGCTTTAAAAAATTATGCAATTTTTCGTGAGATAAAATTTTGGACAAGAAATCACCACCAATAATTACCATAAATAGTTTGAGTCACGATGGGAGAGGAATTGGGTATCTTTCCGGTAAAGCAACCTTTGTAGAAGGGGCTTTAAAAGGTGAGGAACTTGAAATTGAGTATCTCAAACGGAAAGCCTCATGGGATGAAGCTAAAATCGTAAACATTCTTTCGCCAGCCCCAGGCCGAAAAAAACCAGCCTGTGATTTTTTTACTATCTGTGGCGGGTGTAGTCTTCAGCATATGGATAATTCGAGTCAAATAATACACAAAGAGTCCGTATTGATTGAGCAATTGTTGCATATTGGGAAGGTCACCCCCAAAGAAATACTACCCCCGGTATTTGCCAATGAATATGGATACCGTCGTAAAGCGCGTCTGGGGGTGCGCTATGTATTCAAAAAAGAAAAATTATTGATTGGTTTTCGCGAAAGAAATGGCCGTTATTTAGCAGATATTGAGGCTTGTTCTGTATTGCACCCTAGCATTGGGCAAAACATTCCACTACTGCGTGATTTCATATTATCGCTAGAAGCTTACTTACATATACCACAATTAGAAGTCGCTGTCGGAGGGGACAGCACTGCAATTATTATTCGCCATATGGAACCTTTCAACGTAAAGGACCAAGAGACCATGCAAAAATTTGCGACGGTAAATAATTTTCAAATTTATCTGCAACCAAAAGGGCCAGAGTCAGCTTATTTATTTTATCCTCAAAATACGCACCCTCGATTGCGTTATCTATTGGAAGATTATCAATTAGAAATGCTATTTCATCCCACTGACTTCACTCAAGTGAACAGTGAGATAAATAAAAAATTAATTCAACAAGCAATTGCTTTGTTAAAACCTAATCAAGATGAGACCTTATTGGATTTATTTTGTGGGATTGGAAATTTCACACTTCCTTGTTCCCGTTTTTATAAAAAAGTAGTAGGGGTAGAAGGGAGTCAACTTATGGTAGAGCGGGGTTATGAAAATGCGTTGCATAACGCGATTACCAATGTTGAATTTCATTGCCGTAATTTGGCTGAGCAAAATGATTCTGATAGTTGGATGCAAAATTTTGATGCTATTTTACTCGATCCGCCGCGCATTGGAGCATGGGAAATCATTCAAAAAATACCCCATAGTAATACTAAAAAGGTGCTTTATATTTCTTGTAATCCAGCCACTTTATCACGCGATGCCGCTCATCTTTGTCAGAACGGTTTTATGTTGGATTCCGTTGGCGTATTGGATATGTTTCCCCACACCAGCCATGTTGAATCTATAGCATTATTCACACGAAAATGAGGCGTCTATGAGACGACAATCTAAATTAGTTTATACAGACAGGGGTGCCATTAATATAGAGGCATGGTTGTACAACCTCGTTATGGAACGTCAGAAATCTGATGAAAATTTATTGCGAGAAGCGAGTTTTTTAGCAAAGCTTGCTGGAGAAGATCATCTAACGCCGAATGGTGAATCGTGTTTACACCAAGGCCTAGCGATGGCCGAGATTTTGGCAGATTTAAATCTGGATGATGACACGTTAGCGGCTGCCATGGTGTATAGCTCGGTACAAAACGCTGATCTAACTTTAGAAGATGTTGAAGAGCATCTCGGTAAGGAAGTCACGAAGTTGATTAGAGGCACGCGTCAAATGGATGCAGTGCATTCACTACATGGAAAACTAACACAAGGAACTCACCTCGCTTCTACTATCGATAATCTGCGTAAAATGATGCTGGCCATGGTGGATGATGTTCGCGTGGTGTTACTCAAACTTGCTGAGCGTCTTTGTATCCTTAGAAATATGTTGGCTTTTTCCGAAGTTGAAATGAAACGAATTGCGAAAGAAACTATGGATATTTATGCGCCACTCGCAAACCGTTTGGGAATTGGACATTTAAAATGGCAGCTTGAAGATCTTGCTTTCCGTTATCTCGAGCCAGAGGAGTATCATCTTTTATCTAAAGGTTTAAAGGAACGCAGAGTTGATCGTGAAGACTATGTTGTATCATTAATCAACACACTGAAAGATGAGTTGCAGAAAGCAGAAATTAGCGATTGTGATGTTACAGGACGCGCGAAGCACATTTACAGTATCTTTCGAAAAATGCAGCGCAAACATGTGACCTTGGATGAAATTTATGATGCGATTGCTTTTCGCATTTTAGTATCAAACATTGAGGATTGTTATTCGACATTAGGGATAGTTCATTCTTTGTGGGAACACATTCCAAAAGAATTTGATGATTATATTATTCATCCTAAACCGAATGGTTATCGTTCCATCCACACGGCGGTGATAGGTCCTAACGATAAATATATAGAGATTCAGATTCGTACTTTTGACATGCATCGAGAAGCTGAATTGGGTGTTGCTGCACACTGGATTTATAAAGAAGGTTCTACCAGTAAAACGAGTTATGAAACAAAAATCGCGTGGTTGCGTCAAGTTATGGGGTGGCAAAAAGAAATCACCGAAACTCAAAAAGAAAGCCAAGAAATTTTTTCAAATATTTTTGAAGACAGATTATATGTGTTTACGCCCAATGGTGATGTCATAGAGCTACCTGGCGGTTCTACACCTTTAGATTTTGCCTATCATATTCATACTGAATTAGGCCACCGATGTCGCGGTGCGAAAATTAACGGTTCCATTGTTCCGCTTACCTATTCATTAAAGTCGGGGGAAAAAGTTGACATCTTAACGGCAAAACAAGGTCACCCCAGTCGTGACTGGTTGAATCCCCACTTGGGTTATTTAAAAACCGCCCGCGCCAGAGCGAAAGTTTTGAATTGGTTTAGAAAACAAGATTACGATCGGCATCACGCCGAAGGTCATGATCTTCTCGAGCGAGAATTAAAGCGCCTTGGGATTAGAGATGTTTCTTATGAGGAGCTATCCGATAAATTGCATCAAAAATCTAAAGAAGAAATGTTAGTTGCACTGGGGCGCGGTGATTTAAGAATACATAATGTCATGCTCGCCGCGCAAATGATGACCGATACCCCCAAAGAGACAGAAAAATTCATTCCTACTTTTGCTGATGTTTCAAAAATCAAATCACAAGTTTCAGATGCTGATATTGTTTTTGAAGGCGTGGAAAATTTATTAACCTATTTAGCCAAGTGTTGCAAACCTGTTCCCGGTGATCAAATTATTGGCTATATCACCATGGGTAGAGGAATTTCTATACACCGTCAAGATTGTCAAAATTTAGTGGAGAGATCAACTCTATTTCCAGATCGCAAAATCGAAGTTAAATGGGGGGGCGGTAGTGATAAGCGTTACCCTGTCGATTTGAATGTGCTCAGCTACGAGCGGGATGACCTTGTGCAACATATCACCGCGTTATTGGCCAACGAACATATTCCGATTGCAGCTATTAATATCACGCATAATCGTACCAATAATACCGCTATGATCCATCTAACTATTGAGGTAGACAGTTTGAATCCACTCAGCCGATTATTGGCACGCATTTCACAGTTGCAGGGTGTGATAAGTGTGCAGCGTGACTGATCGATCGCACTCAAGAGATGTGAAAACAAATGTTTTTAGATCCGCGTGGTGGTTAGCGAATTCTCATCTGCAAACTATCTGGCCAGTTCTTTCTAGGCGAAAAATTAATCTTCCGCTACGTCGTGAAAGACTCGAATTACCTGAT is part of the Gammaproteobacteria bacterium genome and harbors:
- a CDS encoding tryptophan/tyrosine permease, whose product is MNSRFIGAIFLILGTCIGGSMLALPMATAQEGVTRTIIIMLGAWAMMMIGAFALLRVNLKLPENSNLISMSKETLGKTGAVITWVITLALLYTLLAAYISSGEDLLGILFEQFKIQTPMWLNAVLFTVCLGFIVYKGIRLVDYVNRGLMSSKLLICIILILLLIPFTAIPNLSFRHLQGNGSAITCITAFGYACIIPSIRSYLSSDTKKLYWAIFLGGLIPLIFYLAWIFVVQATIPTATDLSAMYSNTHPLKAMVLALANHVNNRGINILTNLFTSLCVLTSFLGVALSLADFLADGMRLKKQTNNLLIVGLALAPPLAIVLLWPAIFLRALNYAGILCLALLFVIPLLMLLSTMVQKHKWSEIIME
- the rlmD gene encoding 23S rRNA (uracil(1939)-C(5))-methyltransferase RlmD, giving the protein MLDKKSPPIITINSLSHDGRGIGYLSGKATFVEGALKGEELEIEYLKRKASWDEAKIVNILSPAPGRKKPACDFFTICGGCSLQHMDNSSQIIHKESVLIEQLLHIGKVTPKEILPPVFANEYGYRRKARLGVRYVFKKEKLLIGFRERNGRYLADIEACSVLHPSIGQNIPLLRDFILSLEAYLHIPQLEVAVGGDSTAIIIRHMEPFNVKDQETMQKFATVNNFQIYLQPKGPESAYLFYPQNTHPRLRYLLEDYQLEMLFHPTDFTQVNSEINKKLIQQAIALLKPNQDETLLDLFCGIGNFTLPCSRFYKKVVGVEGSQLMVERGYENALHNAITNVEFHCRNLAEQNDSDSWMQNFDAILLDPPRIGAWEIIQKIPHSNTKKVLYISCNPATLSRDAAHLCQNGFMLDSVGVLDMFPHTSHVESIALFTRK
- the relA gene encoding GTP diphosphokinase; the encoded protein is MRRQSKLVYTDRGAINIEAWLYNLVMERQKSDENLLREASFLAKLAGEDHLTPNGESCLHQGLAMAEILADLNLDDDTLAAAMVYSSVQNADLTLEDVEEHLGKEVTKLIRGTRQMDAVHSLHGKLTQGTHLASTIDNLRKMMLAMVDDVRVVLLKLAERLCILRNMLAFSEVEMKRIAKETMDIYAPLANRLGIGHLKWQLEDLAFRYLEPEEYHLLSKGLKERRVDREDYVVSLINTLKDELQKAEISDCDVTGRAKHIYSIFRKMQRKHVTLDEIYDAIAFRILVSNIEDCYSTLGIVHSLWEHIPKEFDDYIIHPKPNGYRSIHTAVIGPNDKYIEIQIRTFDMHREAELGVAAHWIYKEGSTSKTSYETKIAWLRQVMGWQKEITETQKESQEIFSNIFEDRLYVFTPNGDVIELPGGSTPLDFAYHIHTELGHRCRGAKINGSIVPLTYSLKSGEKVDILTAKQGHPSRDWLNPHLGYLKTARARAKVLNWFRKQDYDRHHAEGHDLLERELKRLGIRDVSYEELSDKLHQKSKEEMLVALGRGDLRIHNVMLAAQMMTDTPKETEKFIPTFADVSKIKSQVSDADIVFEGVENLLTYLAKCCKPVPGDQIIGYITMGRGISIHRQDCQNLVERSTLFPDRKIEVKWGGGSDKRYPVDLNVLSYERDDLVQHITALLANEHIPIAAINITHNRTNNTAMIHLTIEVDSLNPLSRLLARISQLQGVISVQRD